A portion of the Cytophagales bacterium genome contains these proteins:
- a CDS encoding iron-containing alcohol dehydrogenase, which produces MKYSYSFPTDIRFGPGVIKELAPYLKDQNLSHPLIVTDPNVAELDFFKKIVEDLKRQQLKLEIFCDIHKNPVKSDVLKGGDAYHQSKRDSVIGIGGGAAMDVARAIVLRINHHRDLFDYDDLVGGSKYVTEPVPHFITVPTTAGTGSEVGRSAVISEEQTKKKRILFHHKLVAKMVFADPELTYDLPPFITAATGMDALSHNMEAFLARGFHPLCDGIALEGIRLISGSLDNAVNKPLPESRSKMMIASLMGAVAFQKGLGVVHSLAHPLSTLLNMHHGLAIAINLPYGMQFNIPGQEDPFIGRIINPTYKRIANAMGLTSLDGESVVSALLELNQKIGLPAKLGEAGVKKEHIEQLTDLAVDDFCHPCNPRKVTREDFKQLYLDAL; this is translated from the coding sequence ATGAAATATTCATACAGTTTTCCTACTGACATAAGATTTGGACCTGGTGTCATAAAAGAATTAGCGCCTTATCTGAAAGACCAAAATTTATCTCATCCACTAATCGTAACAGACCCTAATGTAGCTGAACTGGATTTTTTCAAAAAGATTGTTGAAGATTTAAAAAGACAACAACTAAAGCTGGAAATATTTTGTGACATCCACAAAAACCCTGTAAAATCTGATGTCTTAAAAGGAGGAGATGCTTATCATCAATCAAAGCGGGATTCGGTTATTGGCATTGGCGGGGGTGCAGCCATGGACGTTGCAAGGGCAATCGTTTTGAGGATTAACCACCACAGAGATCTCTTTGATTATGATGACCTGGTCGGAGGCTCAAAATATGTAACAGAACCTGTTCCTCATTTTATTACGGTACCCACTACAGCCGGCACAGGCAGTGAAGTAGGGAGAAGCGCTGTGATCTCAGAAGAACAGACAAAGAAAAAACGCATCCTGTTTCATCACAAGCTGGTGGCAAAGATGGTTTTTGCTGACCCGGAGCTAACCTATGATTTACCCCCGTTTATAACGGCAGCCACCGGTATGGACGCCCTTTCACATAATATGGAAGCCTTCCTTGCCCGTGGTTTTCATCCTTTATGCGATGGTATTGCCCTTGAGGGTATAAGGCTGATCTCCGGATCGCTTGATAATGCCGTAAATAAGCCACTTCCTGAATCCCGCAGCAAGATGATGATCGCTTCGCTGATGGGTGCCGTTGCTTTTCAAAAAGGGTTGGGCGTAGTACATTCATTAGCACACCCGCTTTCTACTTTACTAAATATGCATCATGGGTTGGCAATTGCTATCAATTTACCTTATGGGATGCAATTTAATATACCGGGGCAGGAAGATCCATTTATTGGTCGGATTATCAATCCGACCTACAAACGAATTGCCAATGCAATGGGATTGACAAGTTTAGATGGAGAATCGGTAGTTAGCGCACTTCTTGAACTCAACCAAAAGATCGGGCTCCCTGCTAAATTAGGGGAAGCAGGTGTGAAAAAGGAACATATAGAACAGCTCACTGACCTGGCGGTGGATGATTTTTGTCATCCGTGCAATCCGAGAAAAGTTACAAGGGAGGATTTTAAGCAGTTGTATTTGGATGCTCTATAA
- a CDS encoding type II toxin-antitoxin system HicB family antitoxin — protein MLTNYIENAISKAIYDKLEDGSFAGKIPNCKGVIAFGKTLKECQIELRSTLEDWIFVGLKLGHRLPVIAGVDLNKKLSEEKLTLINGTICNP, from the coding sequence ATTTTAACCAACTATATTGAAAACGCAATTTCAAAAGCCATTTATGACAAACTTGAAGATGGAAGTTTTGCAGGGAAAATTCCAAATTGCAAAGGAGTAATAGCTTTTGGAAAAACTCTAAAGGAATGTCAAATTGAATTACGTTCTACCCTGGAAGATTGGATTTTTGTTGGGCTGAAATTAGGTCATAGATTACCCGTAATAGCGGGTGTGGATTTAAATAAAAAACTATCGGAAGAAAAATTAACCTTAATCAATGGAACAATCTGTAATCCATGA